A DNA window from Cutaneotrichosporon cavernicola HIS019 DNA, chromosome: 2 contains the following coding sequences:
- a CDS encoding uncharacterized protein (SNF2 family N-terminal domain), translating into MSGFKPPKRRRDVNPGVKSSAGPDAKRLKALAKPDIEPEAKVLKPSRASPPPKDDFDIDAADDAREYKAAQELELKREKVRTENKERKIRGEKPLKMPSKSKRDGASSRQRQASNSSDEDDSWADLFQPLDTRELRYEGQILLPFNPLEELATLAPGVEPDEIALKQRALEQRGLSPRKARLSGAARALGNGLLTLAKPDPLPSASAEAGAKQKDIKPFLSSSEPDVPDDVSPDAKPNLTLGVDYKPSFGALQAAMTSSANGGDGVEEEEEQEDYSEEVVVAPWGSNRPALSINGPATDNEESEEEIYSEDEVEEAYSGDERASCEDLYWPFLTAALPVASITISKSQPSTGSSQAQSRSLVSVDSKVLAVKERPSFPFTDEQRKIGPYAIDQEDPTMVIPAPINRFLRKYQREGIDFLYSKYKQGYGGVLGDDMGLGKTVQLSAIMRKTGTSADEGRRKSLIRGDNVESIPAKRWPTALIVCPTSLVDNWGFFEYKVLRSSLDKGDIETLRLGYLDILLTSNEMCIRHADDLKTAPISVVIVDEAHRMKKLNGRLALAVKRLRANACFALTGTLIQNRMEEMWSILDFVHRGWAGTFKEWRAYAAKPVTQGHRRDGTLLEVCMAIKRVGELKDKVLPHFYLRRDKGLIAHELPRKLDKVVLCPLAKHQEGVYKRVVESEDMAFILKAKDLCSCGSDKTRITCCYTENSQGDDYRTAILKMCVGLPYDPNVHNKIEAALDSDNCGKWTLLSKLLKDWRSRSEEKNKILVFSNSVRLLKMIYDFINTSPSLSGFGCDLFTGEVDKDERMSVVDRFQDPNGDLSIMLVSTMAGGVGLNLTAANKVVIFDPNWNPANDLQAMDRAFRIGQTRPVDVYRLIGQGTVEELMYERQIYKQQRSRQMNQGTFERRTHAGYEGATDMRNQGELFGVHNLFRYWPGGYVKDNLNRIREDEDQFRLDMIEAEYEDETDDEDGVAAARRARDKRRAAAAAEHDETSLLCELTSDGSAPADHDENILSKLGISSMEHDKAFRDSPEERELYEKGLEILKRQPHLATMLANDVARLPAEIRPQRKARKSEDSKELKREQVEEPWRNRFAAGRIRNRGKLLVDSDDE; encoded by the exons ATGAGCGGTTTCAAACCGCCAAAACGAA GACGTGATGTCAACCCAGGCGTGAAGTCCTCCGCTGGGCCCGACGCCAAGCGTCTCAAGGCATTAGCGAAGCCTGATATCGAGCCAGAAGCCAAGGTACTCAAGCCCTCCCGCGCATCTCCTC CTCCCAAGGACGACTTCGACATCGACGCGGCGGACGATGCGCGGGAGTACAAAGCCGCGCAAGAGCTCGAGTTGAAGCGAGAAAAGGTTCGGACGGAGAACAAGGAGCGCAAGATACGGGGTGAAAAGCCCCTCAAGATGCCGTCCAAGTCGAAGCGCGATGGTGCCTCTTCTCGCCAGCGCCAAgcctcaaactcgtccgacgaggacgactcCTGGGCCGACCTGTTTCAGCCTCTTGACACTCGCGAGTTGCGATACGAAGGTC AAATCCTTCTTCCTTTCAACCCCCTCGAGGAACTTGCAA CGCTGGCCCCCGGCGTCGAACCGGACGAGATCGCGCTTAAGCAACGCGCACTTGAGCAGCGTGGGTTGAGCCCGAGGAAGGCTCGCCTGAGTGGTGCAGCGCGGGCTCTCGGCAACGGCCTCCTCACATTGGCTAAGCCTGACCCTCTGCCGTCCGCAAGCGCTGAAGCTGGTGCTAAGCAGAAGGATATCAAGCCTTTCCTTTCCAGCAGCGAGCCTGATGTGCCGGACGACGTCTCACCTGACGCCAAGCCTAATCTTACCTTGGGCGTTGACTACAAGCCGTCCTTCGGTGCGCTGCAGGCCGCCATGACTTCCTCAGCAAACGGAGGCGATGGtgttgaggaagaggaagaacAGGAGGACTACAGTGAggaagtcgtcgtcgcgccctGGGGATCTAATCGGCCTGCTCTATCCATAAACGGTCCTGCCACGGACAACGAGGAGTCGGAAGAAGAGATCTActcggaggacgaggtcgaggaagccTATTCGGGTGACGAGCGTGCGAGTTGTGAGGATCTGTACTGGCCCTTTTTAACCGCAGCCCTGCCGGTAGCTTCTATCACGATCTCAAAATCACAACCCTCAACGGGTTCGTCACAGGCCCAATCTCGATCGCTTGTGTCAGTTGACTCGAAGGTTCTGGCCGTCAAGGAGCGTCCGAGCTTTCCGTTCACCGACGAGCAGAGGAAGATTGGGCCCTACGCCATCGATCAAGAAGATCCAACGATGGTAATCCCAGCGCCCATCAACCGGTTCCTCCGCAAGTACCAGAGAGAGGGCATCGATTTCCTTTATTCAAAATACAAGCAAGGATACGGCGGTGTCCTTGGTGACGATATGGG GCTGGGCAAGACAGTGCAA TTGTCCGCCATCATGCGAAAGACTGGCACGTCTGCCGACGAAGGCCGTCGTAAAAGTCTCATCCGTGGGGACAACGTGGAGAGCATCCCCGCGAAACGGTGGCCAACGGCCCTCATCGTTTGTCCGACATccctcgtcgacaat TGGGGCTTTTTCGAGTACAAAGTACTCCGCTCCAGTCTAGACAAAGGCGACATCGAGACTCTGCGGCTTGGGTACCTGGACATCT TGTTGACCTCGAATGAGATGTGCATCAGGCATGCCGATGACCTGAAGACTGCTCCGATATC CGTCGTCATCGTGGATGAAGCCCACCGAATGAAAAAACTCAACGGGCGTCTTGCTTTGGCAGTGAAGCGTCTGCGTGCAAATGCTTGCTTTGCTCTCACAGGAACTCTCATTCAGAACCGTATGGAAGAGATGTGGTCCATCCTGGACTTT GTCCACCGCGGTTGGGCTGGCACATTCAAGGAATGGAGGGCGTACGCTGCAAAGCCTGTTACCCAAGGCCACCGACGCGACGGGACTCTACTGGAAGTATGCATGGCGATC AAACGCGTCGGAGAGCTGAAGGACAAAGTCCTTCCGCACTTCTATCTCCGCCGTGACAAGGGCCTCATTGCCCACGAA CTACCCCGAAAACTGGACAAAGTTGTTTTGTGTCCTCTCGCGAAGCATCAGGAGGGTGTGTACAAACGCGTTGTGGAGTCTGAGG ATATGGCGTTCatcctcaaggccaaggatCTCTGCAGCTGCGGCTCGGACAAGAC CAGGATAACTTGTTGCTACACCGAGAATTCTCAAGGAGACGATTATCGTACCGCTATCCTCAAGATGTGT GTCGGCCTCCCGTACGACCCGAACGTCCACAACAAGATCGAGGCGGCCCT TGATTCAGACAACTGCGGTAAATGGACTCTGCTGTCGAAGCTGCTCAAGGACTGGCGCTCCCGGTCCGAAGAGAAGAACAAAA TCCTTGTCTTCTCGAACTCGGTCCGCCTGTTAAAGATGATTTACGACTTTATCAACACGTCACCATCTC TGTCAGGATTTGGCTGTGACTTGTTCACCGGCGAAgtggacaaggacgagcgcatgagcgtcgtcgaccgGTTCCAGGATCCAAACGGAGACCTGTCAATCATGCTCGTCAGCACAATGGCAGGTGGCGTTGGACTCAACCTGACTGCT GCCAACAAAGTCGTCATCTTTGATCCCAACTGGA ATCCGGCCAACGATCTGCAGGCAATGGACCGCGCATTCCGTATCGGTCAGACTCGCCCAGT CGACGTGTATCGACTCATTGGTCAAGGCACTGTGGAAGAGCTCATGTATGAGCGACAGA TCTACAAGCAGCAGCGTTCACGTCAAATGAACCAAGGGACGTTTGAACGCCGTACTCACGCCGGGTATGAAGGGGCGACGGACATGAGAAACCAGGGAGAGCTGTTCGGCGTGCACAACTTGTTCCGCTACTGGCCAGGCGGCTACGTTAAGGATAAT CTAAACCGCAtccgcgaggacgaggaccagTTCCGGCTAGACATGATAGAGGCAGAGTACGAAGACGAgacggacgacgag GACGGTGTCGCTGCAGCGCGCAGAGCGCGCGACAAGCGGAGAGCTGCCGCGGCAGCTGAACACGATGAAACAAGTCTGCTCTGCGAGCTTACCTCGGACGGCAGCGCGCCAGCGGACCACGATGAGAACATCCTGAGCAAGCTCGGTATCTCAT CCATGGAACACGACAAGGCGTTTCGCGACTCccccgaggagcgcgagcttTACGAGAAGGGTCTGGAA ATCCTCAAGCGCCAGCCCCATCTCGCCACAATGCTGGCTAACGATGTCGCCCGGCTCCCGGCCGAGATCCGGCCACAGAGGAAGGCGCGCAAGTCGGAGGACTCGAAGGAGCTCAAGCGTGAGCAGGTGGAGGAGCCGTGGAGGAACCGCTTCGCCGCTGGTCGCATCCGTAATCGCGGCAAGCTGCTGGTGGACTCTGATGATGAGTGA
- the ALO1 gene encoding uncharacterized protein (D-arabinono-1,4-lactone oxidase), with translation MVGVDAAAAAALLSAPYADRSQLTSSLESVSTDDLRNALEACSVPSRSPLAVFSNWARTFECRPQRVFAPTTALQCRQIVELARRDGATVHPVGVGHSPSDLGCTNGWLVRMEGVQGTLDISHTDRTATFQSGTTLHAVHAALAAAQPPLALRNIGSISDQTIGGLISTATHGSGVTYPVISADVRSLVLVLPLPGAPVVCVSREADYPLFAASQCGLGATGLILAVEITVEDAYRLEEVKDVYDVDEVINNLDEISASAQHVRAWWYPSGGGMVVARANRTYIPAKPQSSLFGHILGYHVTQFLLCVSRFWRNFTPYVGKWAWWLAGRHSVTVDDGYKVLNFDCLFPQYTSEWALDSAAAADCLRALRDYIAEEAANPKGQRVHFPVEIRWSAPDDIPLSPSYGRRTCWIGVVTYRPYGLPVPYRVFQTRFAQICAAHGGRPHWAKEHWLAPKDVEEIYERFPEFRAVIQRVDPQGVLRSEYVRRHILGEDLPLRMFKRRP, from the exons atggtcggcgtcgatgcTGCGGCGGCAGCCGCGCTCCTCTCGGCCCCCTACGCGGACCGATCCcaactcacctcgtcgctcgaATCCGTATCGACAGACGACCTTCGCAATGCCCTCGAGGCATGCAGCGTGCCCTCGCGCTCCCCATTGGCGGTATTCTCCAACTGGGCGCGCACGTTTGAGTGTCGCCCTCAGCGCGTGTTTGCGCCAACCACCGCTCTCCAGTGTAGGCAGAttgtcgagctggcgcgtCGCGATGGCGCCACCGTCCATCCCGTCGGCGTGGgccactcaccctcggATCTGGGGTGCACGAACGGGTGGCTGGTGCGCATGGAGGGCGTGCAGGGGACCTTGGAT ATCTCGCACACGGACCGCACGGCGACGTTCCAGTCCGGAACAACACTGCACGCAGTGCACGCGGCCCTTGCTGCCGCGCAGCCGCCCCTGGCGTTGAGGAACATTGGGAGCATCAGTGACCAGACAATCGGCGGTCTCATCAGCACTGCGACACACGGGAGCGGCGTGACGTACCCCGTCATCTCGGCTGATGTACGCTCGCTCGTTTTGGTCCTTCCCCTCCCAGGAGCGCCGGTTGTTTGCGTCTCACGCGAGGCCGATTACCCGCTCTTCGCCGCGTCCCAGTGCGGTCTTGGCGCGACGGGTCTCatcctcgcggtcgagatCACTGTCGAAGACGCGTACCGCCTCGAagaggtcaaggacgtgtacgacgtcgacgaggtgatCAACAATCTCGACGAGATAAGCGCCAGCGCTCAGCACGTCCGCGCGTGGTGGTACCCCAGCGGGGGCGGCATGGTTGTCGCCCGGGCCAACAGGACGTACATCCCTGCGAAACCTCAGTCCAGTCTGTTCGGGCATATTCTCGGATACCACGTCACCCAGTTCTTGCTGTGTGTGAGCAGGTTCTGGCGCAACTTTACCCCCTACGTGGGCAAGTGGGCGTGGTGGCTTGCAGGACGACACTCCGTTACAGTTGACGATGGGTACAAGGTCCTAAACTTTGACTGTCTG TTTCCACAGTATACCTCAGAGTGGGCGCTCGATTCCGCGGCCGCAGCAGATTGCCTTCGCGCCCTGCGCGACTacatcgccgaggaggcggccaaCCCCAAAGGCCAGCGCGTTCACTTCCCGGTTGAGATCCGATGGAGCGCGCCCGACGACATCCCGCTCTCGCCCAGTTATGGGCGCCGCACGTGCTGGATCGGCGTCGTCACGTACCGGCCGTACGGGCTGCCTGTGCCGTACCGCGTGTTCCAGACGCGGTTCGCCCAGATCTGCGCGGCGCACGGCGGCCGGCCCCACTGGGCCAAGGAGCACTGGCTCGCCCCCAaggatgtcgaggagatcTACGAGCGCTTCCCCGAGTTCCGGGCGGTGatccagcgcgtcgacccACAGGGCGTCCTCCGTTCCGAGTATGTCCGGCGTCACAtccttggcgaggacctGCCACTGCGTATGTTCAAGCGTCGCCCTTAA